In a single window of the Acinetobacter tibetensis genome:
- a CDS encoding succinate dehydrogenase iron-sulfur subunit — MSRGTRTFNIYRYDPDKDAAPYMQTFKLELTDKHRMLLDALLALKVQDETLTFRRSCREGICGSDGVNINGKNGLACLWNLNDLPEVITVRPLPGLPVVKDLVVDMNQFYDQYNKIHPFLINNQPAPPKERLQAPEEREHLDGLYECILCACCSTSCPSFWWNPDKFLGPSALLNAYRFIIDSRDTATQERLARLDDPFSLFRCKGIMNCVSVCPKGLNPTKAIGHIRNMLLDMAG, encoded by the coding sequence ATGAGTAGAGGTACTCGTACATTTAATATCTACCGCTACGATCCTGATAAGGATGCAGCACCATACATGCAAACTTTTAAGCTTGAGTTGACTGATAAGCACCGTATGTTGCTTGATGCGCTTCTTGCATTGAAAGTACAAGATGAAACTTTAACGTTCCGTCGTTCATGTCGTGAAGGTATTTGTGGTTCAGATGGTGTGAACATTAATGGTAAAAATGGTTTAGCGTGTCTTTGGAACCTAAACGACTTGCCAGAAGTGATTACTGTTCGTCCTTTACCAGGTTTGCCAGTGGTTAAAGATTTAGTTGTGGATATGAATCAGTTCTACGATCAGTACAACAAAATTCATCCATTCTTGATCAATAATCAACCTGCGCCACCAAAAGAGCGTTTACAGGCTCCTGAAGAGCGTGAACACTTAGATGGTTTATACGAATGTATTCTTTGTGCATGTTGTTCAACTTCATGCCCATCGTTCTGGTGGAACCCTGATAAATTCTTGGGTCCTTCAGCGTTATTGAATGCCTACCGTTTCATCATCGATTCACGTGATACAGCAACTCAAGAGCGTTTGGCTCGTCTTGACGATCCATTCTCATTGTTCCGTTGTAAAGGCATCATGAACTGTGTATCAGTATGTCCTAAAGGTTTGAATCCAACTAAAGCAATCGGTCATATCCGTAACATGCTTTTAGATATGGCAGGCTAA
- a CDS encoding FAD-binding protein — MGAITPKEDYTNIPHETFDAVIVGGGGSGMRASYQLAQAGLKVAVLTKVFPTRSHTVAAQGGIGASLGNMQEDNWHYHFYDTVKGSDWLGDQDAIEFMTREAPQVVYELEHLGMPFDRNADGTIYQRPFGGHSANYGEKAVPRACAAADRTGHALLHTLYQSNVKMGTQFFVEWIALDLIRNEAGDVLGVTAYDQETGKIAVFQAKATLFATGGAGRVYRASTNAYINTGDGLGMAARAGIPLQDMEFWQFHPTGVAGAGVLLTEGCRGEGAILRNDAGEPFMERYAPTLKDLAPRDFVSRSMDQEIKEGRGCGPKKDYILLDMTHLGAETIMKRLPSVFEIGKKFANVDITKEPIPVVPTIHYQMGGIPTNIHGQVVVPESRETSPLEANYNKETDVYSTNAGERNFTKPVKGFYAIGECSCVSVHGANRLGTNSLLDLVVFGKAAGEHIIDYVTKHHGDEYQPLPTTVLEQTVARIRKLDESTTGENAQEVADAIRDIVQDHAGVFRTEALLDKGVKEILAIESRVRNIHLKDKSKVFNTARIEALEVENLYEVAKATLISAAARKECRGAHTVVDFEESPDHPEYPYGRRDDEWMKHTLWFSSDNHLEYKPVRYKPLSVAAIPPKPRTF, encoded by the coding sequence ATGGGCGCTATAACCCCTAAAGAAGATTACACAAATATTCCACACGAAACTTTCGATGCTGTCATCGTTGGTGGTGGTGGTTCAGGTATGCGCGCATCTTACCAACTTGCTCAAGCTGGTTTAAAAGTTGCGGTTCTGACTAAAGTATTCCCAACACGTTCACATACAGTTGCAGCGCAGGGTGGTATTGGTGCATCTCTTGGTAACATGCAAGAAGATAACTGGCACTACCACTTCTATGACACTGTAAAAGGTTCAGACTGGTTGGGCGACCAAGACGCGATCGAATTTATGACGCGTGAAGCACCACAAGTTGTTTATGAATTAGAACACTTGGGTATGCCATTTGACCGTAATGCTGATGGTACAATTTACCAGCGTCCATTCGGTGGTCACTCTGCAAACTACGGTGAAAAAGCTGTTCCACGTGCTTGTGCTGCTGCTGACCGTACAGGTCACGCGCTTCTTCACACGCTTTATCAAAGCAACGTGAAAATGGGTACTCAATTCTTTGTTGAATGGATTGCACTTGATCTTATCCGTAATGAAGCGGGTGATGTACTCGGTGTAACTGCATACGACCAAGAAACGGGTAAAATTGCGGTATTCCAAGCTAAAGCGACATTGTTTGCTACAGGTGGTGCGGGTCGTGTTTACCGTGCATCTACTAACGCATATATCAACACTGGTGACGGTCTTGGTATGGCGGCTCGTGCAGGTATTCCATTACAAGATATGGAATTCTGGCAATTCCACCCTACGGGTGTTGCGGGCGCAGGTGTATTGTTGACCGAAGGCTGTCGTGGTGAAGGTGCGATCCTTCGTAACGATGCGGGTGAGCCGTTCATGGAACGCTATGCACCAACTTTAAAAGACTTGGCGCCACGTGACTTTGTATCACGTTCTATGGACCAAGAAATTAAAGAAGGTCGTGGTTGTGGTCCGAAGAAAGACTACATCTTGCTTGATATGACGCACTTGGGTGCTGAAACAATCATGAAGCGTCTTCCATCTGTATTTGAGATTGGTAAGAAATTCGCGAACGTTGACATCACTAAAGAGCCAATTCCTGTAGTACCGACAATCCATTACCAAATGGGTGGTATTCCTACAAACATCCATGGTCAAGTTGTAGTGCCAGAAAGCCGTGAAACTTCACCGCTTGAAGCGAACTACAACAAAGAAACTGATGTTTATTCTACCAACGCGGGTGAGCGTAACTTTACGAAACCTGTTAAAGGCTTCTATGCAATTGGTGAGTGTTCTTGTGTATCTGTACATGGTGCAAACCGTTTAGGTACGAACTCGCTTCTTGACTTGGTTGTATTTGGTAAGGCTGCGGGTGAACACATCATCGATTACGTGACTAAACACCACGGTGATGAATACCAACCACTTCCTACAACTGTACTTGAGCAAACTGTTGCGCGTATCCGTAAATTGGATGAGTCAACAACAGGTGAAAATGCGCAAGAAGTTGCTGATGCAATTCGAGACATCGTACAAGACCATGCTGGTGTATTCCGTACAGAAGCATTGCTTGATAAAGGCGTGAAAGAAATTCTTGCGATTGAATCACGTGTTCGTAACATTCATTTGAAAGACAAATCTAAGGTATTCAACACGGCACGTATTGAAGCTTTAGAAGTTGAAAACTTGTATGAAGTTGCTAAAGCGACCTTGATTTCTGCTGCTGCACGTAAAGAATGCCGTGGTGCACATACAGTTGTAGATTTTGAAGAATCTCCTGATCATCCAGAATACCCGTACGGTCGTCGTGATGATGAGTGGATGAAGCACACATTATGGTTCTCTAGCGATAACCATCTTGAATACAAGCCGGTACGTTACAAGCCACTATCTGTAGCTGCAATTCCACCTAAACCACGTACATTCTAA
- the sdhD gene encoding succinate dehydrogenase, hydrophobic membrane anchor protein encodes MKSATGLTGSGSRDWFIQRVSAVVLAVYTVVVLGWILCNGGFSYEQWYGFMMTAPMKILSLLAVLSLVAHAWIGMWQVFTDYVTTRQMGPSASGLRLVLTSAVIIAVFAYAIWAIQIFWAN; translated from the coding sequence ATGAAAAGTGCTACTGGTTTAACGGGTTCAGGTTCTCGTGATTGGTTTATCCAACGCGTAAGTGCTGTCGTATTAGCAGTTTATACTGTTGTTGTTTTAGGTTGGATCCTATGCAATGGCGGTTTTAGCTACGAACAGTGGTACGGCTTTATGATGACAGCTCCAATGAAGATCTTATCTTTATTAGCAGTCTTATCTCTTGTTGCACATGCATGGATTGGTATGTGGCAAGTATTCACGGATTATGTGACTACTCGTCAAATGGGGCCTTCAGCTTCAGGTTTACGCCTTGTACTAACTTCAGCAGTAATTATTGCTGTATTTGCATATGCGATCTGGGCAATCCAGATTTTTTGGGCGAATTGA
- the sdhC gene encoding succinate dehydrogenase, cytochrome b556 subunit, with protein MPAVKSNRPVNLSMGQVLEVNLKSPVAIASILHRLSGVIVFLLVPVLLWILDKSLSSPEGFAQVQAIFNSFIVRFIVWVFVAGLIFHFIAGVKHLLADLGIAEELQSGRVAATISLILSAIGIIAAFVWIVI; from the coding sequence ATGCCCGCTGTGAAAAGCAACAGACCTGTCAATTTGTCCATGGGTCAAGTTTTAGAAGTAAACTTAAAATCCCCTGTGGCTATTGCATCAATTTTACACCGTCTATCTGGTGTTATCGTATTTTTACTCGTACCGGTACTTTTATGGATTTTAGACAAATCATTGTCTTCTCCTGAAGGTTTTGCGCAAGTGCAAGCTATTTTTAATAGCTTCATCGTGCGTTTTATCGTATGGGTATTTGTAGCCGGCTTAATTTTCCACTTTATTGCGGGGGTTAAGCATTTACTTGCGGATCTAGGTATTGCTGAAGAACTGCAAAGTGGTCGTGTCGCAGCTACTATTTCATTGATCTTGTCTGCAATAGGTATCATTGCGGCATTTGTATGGATTGTTATCTAA
- the gltA gene encoding citrate synthase: MSEATGKKAVLQLDGKEIELPIYSGTLGPDVIDVKDVLAAGHFTFDPGFMATAACESKITFIDGNKGVLLHRGYPIDQLATKADYLETCYLLLNGELPTAEQKAEFDAKVRNHTMVHDQVSRFFNGFRRDAHPMAIMVGVVGALSAFYHNGLDIEDVNHREITAIRLIAKVPTLAAWSYKYTVGQPFVYPRNDLNYAENFLHMMFATPADRDYKVNPILAKAMDRIFTLHADHEQNASTSTVRLAGSTGANPYACIAAGISALWGPAHGGANEAVLKMLDEIGTVENVAGFMEKVKTKEVKLMGFGHRVYKNFDPRAKVMKETCDEVLGALGINDPQLALAMELERIALSDEYFIKRNLYPNVDFYSGIILKAIGIPTEMFTVIFALARTVGWISHWLEMHSGPYKIGRPRQLYTGEVQRDIQGR; the protein is encoded by the coding sequence ATGTCTGAAGCAACTGGCAAAAAAGCCGTATTACAGCTTGATGGCAAAGAAATTGAATTACCAATTTACAGCGGCACATTGGGCCCAGATGTAATCGACGTTAAGGATGTGTTGGCCGCGGGTCACTTTACTTTTGATCCTGGTTTTATGGCAACAGCAGCTTGCGAATCAAAAATTACCTTCATTGACGGTAACAAAGGTGTACTTTTACACCGCGGTTACCCAATTGACCAACTTGCTACTAAAGCAGACTACTTAGAAACTTGCTACTTATTATTAAATGGCGAGCTTCCAACTGCTGAGCAAAAAGCTGAATTTGACGCTAAAGTACGTAACCACACTATGGTTCACGACCAAGTTAGCCGTTTCTTTAATGGTTTCCGTCGTGACGCTCACCCTATGGCAATCATGGTGGGTGTAGTTGGTGCACTTTCTGCGTTCTATCATAACGGTTTAGACATTGAAGATGTTAACCACCGTGAAATCACAGCTATTCGCTTAATTGCAAAAGTACCTACACTTGCAGCTTGGAGCTACAAGTACACCGTAGGTCAACCATTTGTTTACCCACGTAATGACTTAAACTATGCGGAAAACTTCTTGCATATGATGTTTGCTACTCCAGCAGACCGTGATTACAAAGTAAACCCTATTCTTGCAAAAGCAATGGATCGTATTTTCACGCTTCATGCTGACCACGAACAAAACGCGTCTACATCTACTGTACGTTTGGCTGGTTCTACTGGTGCTAACCCGTATGCATGTATTGCTGCTGGTATCTCTGCACTTTGGGGACCTGCTCACGGTGGCGCGAACGAAGCTGTTCTTAAGATGCTTGATGAAATCGGCACTGTAGAAAACGTTGCTGGCTTCATGGAAAAAGTGAAAACTAAAGAAGTTAAACTTATGGGCTTCGGTCACCGAGTTTATAAAAACTTCGATCCACGTGCGAAAGTAATGAAAGAAACTTGTGACGAAGTTCTTGGTGCTTTAGGCATCAACGATCCACAGCTTGCTCTTGCTATGGAACTTGAACGTATCGCGCTTTCTGACGAATACTTCATTAAACGTAACCTATACCCTAACGTAGACTTCTACTCAGGTATCATCCTTAAAGCGATTGGTATCCCGACTGAAATGTTTACTGTAATCTTCGCACTTGCACGTACTGTTGGTTGGATCAGCCACTGGTTAGAAATGCACAGCGGACCTTACAAAATTGGTCGTCCACGTCAGCTTTACACTGGTGAAGTTCAACGTGACATCCAAGGTCGTTAA
- a CDS encoding flavin-containing monooxygenase, with protein MTQQKTKIRTKAKQAQSTRVYDCVVIGAGISGIAAAYKMIQAGYTDFLVFEKADRVGGTWRDNTYPGCGCDVPSALYSFSFAPSHAWSHLFAKQTEILTYLEQVTKQFNLYDKIKFKHELISAKWNEVQQQWVLETSQGKFLAKTVVFSTGPITEPSVPQIKGIDTFSGEMFHSARWKHDCDLTGKRVAVIGTGASAIQFIPQIQPDVKELIIFQRTAPWVLPKADFALNDAAKGVIAKYPVIQQLWRNSVAQILNGINFGLRHPQILEPINLLSKQLLKLQIQDQTLRKNVTPNFSIGCKRLLFANDYYPALQQENVQLVPQGLIEIQGNQLIATNGEQYQVDVIIWGTGFEVSHPPIGKRVYDANGQLLAERWKESSPEAFLGASLEHVPNAFLVLGPNILVYDSFIGIAEAQLDYIMSGLLQMRDQNIKRIEIKPKVLHEHNVVVQKHLQKTVFNRGGCKSYYLDQNGRNFAAWPWSLKQLKQKLKKLDLANYDIG; from the coding sequence GTGACTCAACAAAAAACCAAAATACGAACGAAAGCGAAACAAGCGCAGTCAACTCGTGTATATGATTGTGTTGTAATTGGTGCGGGAATATCTGGTATTGCTGCTGCCTATAAGATGATACAAGCGGGCTATACTGACTTTTTAGTGTTTGAAAAAGCAGATCGCGTCGGTGGAACTTGGCGTGACAACACTTATCCTGGCTGTGGTTGTGACGTGCCATCCGCGTTATATTCTTTTTCGTTTGCACCAAGCCATGCATGGAGTCATCTATTTGCCAAGCAAACGGAAATTTTGACCTATCTGGAGCAGGTCACGAAGCAATTCAATTTGTATGACAAAATTAAATTTAAGCATGAGCTTATATCCGCTAAATGGAATGAAGTACAGCAACAATGGGTTTTAGAAACTTCACAAGGCAAATTTCTCGCTAAAACAGTGGTTTTCTCTACGGGACCCATTACAGAACCCTCTGTGCCACAGATTAAAGGAATTGATACCTTTAGCGGTGAAATGTTTCATTCGGCACGCTGGAAACATGACTGCGATTTAACAGGTAAACGGGTTGCTGTGATTGGTACGGGTGCATCTGCAATTCAGTTTATTCCTCAAATTCAACCTGATGTCAAAGAGTTGATTATTTTTCAACGTACTGCACCGTGGGTATTACCCAAAGCTGATTTTGCATTGAATGATGCGGCTAAAGGCGTCATTGCCAAATATCCTGTGATTCAACAGTTGTGGCGTAACAGTGTTGCGCAAATTTTAAATGGGATTAACTTTGGATTGCGTCATCCTCAAATATTAGAGCCAATTAATCTGCTGAGCAAACAGCTATTAAAACTGCAAATTCAAGATCAAACATTACGAAAAAATGTGACCCCGAATTTCTCAATTGGTTGTAAACGGCTGTTATTCGCCAATGATTATTATCCTGCCTTACAACAAGAAAATGTACAGCTTGTGCCACAGGGTTTGATTGAAATTCAGGGGAATCAATTGATTGCCACCAATGGTGAACAGTATCAAGTTGATGTGATTATCTGGGGGACAGGCTTTGAAGTTTCACATCCACCTATAGGCAAGCGAGTCTATGATGCGAATGGGCAACTCTTGGCTGAGCGTTGGAAAGAAAGCTCTCCAGAGGCATTTTTGGGTGCAAGTTTGGAACATGTACCCAATGCCTTTTTGGTGCTGGGTCCCAATATTCTGGTCTATGACTCATTTATTGGGATTGCGGAAGCACAACTGGATTACATTATGAGTGGTTTACTGCAAATGCGAGATCAGAACATTAAGCGAATAGAAATTAAGCCAAAAGTACTTCATGAACATAATGTTGTAGTACAAAAACATTTGCAGAAGACGGTTTTTAACCGTGGTGGCTGTAAATCTTATTATCTAGATCAAAATGGGCGAAATTTTGCAGCTTGGCCATGGTCACTCAAGCAATTGAAGCAAAAACTGAAAAAATTAGACTTGGCTAATTACGATATCGGTTAA
- a CDS encoding SDR family NAD(P)-dependent oxidoreductase: MTIFNKKSNPSKQAYAVVTGAGSGIGRSFALELARRGGVVVCADIHLSAAEETVSLIQNQYQTDAFAVQCDVGCAEQVKALAEQAEQLMGHVTTLIINNAGVGLGGKFDEVSLDDWQWCMHVNLWGVIHGCHYFVPQFKQQGFGAIINVASAAGFTAAPEMTAYNVTKSSVLALSETLSAELRSTNIRVNVLCPTLVPTNIMKNGRLPQRYSGLADHLLMNHAFINSDQVAIKTLDRLDANKLYTIPQPDAKLFWWLKRAAPSLYAKLLGIGYPLFQKYMK; the protein is encoded by the coding sequence ATGACAATTTTTAATAAAAAAAGTAATCCAAGCAAACAAGCTTATGCCGTGGTAACCGGTGCGGGGAGTGGTATTGGACGGAGTTTCGCACTAGAGCTTGCTCGGCGCGGCGGGGTGGTGGTTTGTGCAGATATTCATCTCAGTGCTGCTGAAGAAACCGTGAGCTTGATTCAAAATCAATATCAAACGGATGCTTTTGCTGTGCAATGTGATGTGGGATGTGCTGAGCAAGTGAAAGCATTGGCAGAGCAAGCTGAACAACTAATGGGGCATGTGACCACCTTAATTATTAACAATGCGGGAGTTGGTTTGGGGGGAAAGTTTGATGAAGTCAGTCTAGACGATTGGCAATGGTGTATGCATGTCAATTTATGGGGTGTGATTCATGGATGTCATTATTTTGTCCCACAATTCAAACAGCAAGGCTTTGGTGCGATTATTAATGTGGCATCGGCTGCGGGTTTTACTGCGGCTCCTGAAATGACGGCATATAACGTAACGAAGTCGAGTGTTTTGGCATTGTCAGAAACGCTTTCAGCAGAACTCCGAAGTACCAATATCCGCGTCAATGTCCTTTGCCCAACTTTGGTGCCAACCAATATTATGAAAAATGGCCGTTTGCCACAACGTTACTCTGGTTTGGCAGATCATTTGCTGATGAATCATGCTTTTATTAATAGCGATCAAGTCGCAATTAAAACCTTAGATCGGCTTGATGCGAATAAGCTGTATACCATTCCACAGCCAGATGCCAAGTTGTTTTGGTGGTTAAAACGTGCTGCACCAAGTCTGTATGCAAAGTTACTTGGAATTGGTTATCCATTGTTCCAAAAATACATGAAATAA
- a CDS encoding metal-dependent hydrolase encodes MQFITPLKNTLNHVFSGPRFNTLKQSPMIPIRHMRFDFDPKEIDPKFYLNAELASAYFASLSIFLTFGEDLVIDTARYHRELLKDPLLKQRVTALIGQEAIHSKMHNELNDAFLEVDYPVQLFRTWAGWAFDYGFNRLPQPMKLSLMAGIEHFTAVLAEYMMKHEEIFFHSRDEKQRAIWMWHMLEESEHKDIAYDVFQALSNNYALRIAGFFPALITILILISVASLMVPFYREPKNLIRWSYWKELPYSLSLIFGLKDGVYGSTMQHIFDYLRPDFHPNDHDISAYLSYYKEKLLNPEHGILTPYFTREFTPSLRS; translated from the coding sequence ATGCAATTCATTACACCACTTAAAAATACATTGAATCATGTATTTTCTGGGCCTCGTTTTAATACTTTGAAACAGTCCCCGATGATTCCGATTCGGCACATGCGGTTTGACTTTGACCCGAAAGAAATTGATCCCAAATTTTATCTCAATGCAGAATTGGCGAGTGCCTATTTCGCATCACTTTCCATTTTTTTAACGTTTGGAGAGGACTTGGTGATAGATACAGCGCGTTATCATCGTGAATTGCTTAAAGATCCACTGCTGAAACAGCGCGTGACGGCTTTGATTGGTCAAGAGGCGATTCATTCTAAAATGCATAATGAGTTAAACGATGCATTCCTAGAAGTAGATTATCCAGTGCAGTTGTTTCGCACATGGGCTGGTTGGGCATTTGATTATGGATTTAACCGTTTACCCCAACCCATGAAACTGTCGCTCATGGCAGGTATTGAGCATTTCACTGCTGTATTGGCAGAATATATGATGAAGCATGAGGAAATTTTCTTCCATTCTCGAGATGAAAAGCAGCGCGCCATTTGGATGTGGCATATGCTCGAAGAGTCTGAGCATAAAGACATTGCCTATGATGTATTTCAAGCTTTATCCAATAATTATGCGCTGCGTATTGCAGGCTTTTTCCCTGCGCTTATCACGATTCTTATTTTAATTTCAGTCGCCTCACTCATGGTGCCATTTTACCGAGAACCGAAAAATCTGATTCGTTGGAGCTACTGGAAAGAACTGCCTTACAGTTTAAGCCTAATTTTTGGCTTAAAGGATGGTGTCTATGGCAGCACCATGCAGCATATTTTTGATTATTTACGTCCTGATTTTCATCCCAATGATCATGATATTTCAGCCTATTTAAGCTATTACAAAGAAAAGCTGTTAAACCCTGAACATGGCATTTTAACGCCTTATTTTACGCGTGAATTTACCCCTAGTTTACGTTCATAA
- a CDS encoding type IV secretion protein Rhs, whose amino-acid sequence MSRYLSTLLQTIRSVGVLSRRPLTDGEKSLVRWIFADTIQLDRVQIIAHKAVLKNHAISPNGYIYFHAQNYCHDFSKCSLSLQSWFIHEMTHVWQYQQGIAVVRKALFDRRYHYVIQQGKLFLNYGIEQQAQMVQDYFIKKTQGQDCNAYEQCIPFLAPKA is encoded by the coding sequence ATGTCGCGATATTTATCAACTCTGCTCCAGACTATTCGAAGCGTAGGTGTTTTGTCTCGACGCCCTTTGACTGATGGTGAAAAATCATTGGTTCGATGGATTTTTGCAGACACAATTCAGTTGGATCGGGTTCAAATTATTGCGCATAAAGCAGTACTTAAAAATCATGCGATTAGCCCGAATGGATATATTTATTTTCATGCGCAAAATTACTGTCATGACTTTTCAAAGTGTTCACTCAGTTTGCAATCTTGGTTTATTCATGAGATGACGCATGTGTGGCAGTACCAGCAAGGCATTGCTGTGGTACGTAAGGCATTATTTGATCGCCGTTATCACTATGTAATCCAGCAAGGAAAATTGTTTTTAAATTATGGAATAGAGCAGCAGGCGCAAATGGTGCAAGATTATTTTATTAAAAAAACACAAGGGCAGGACTGCAATGCTTATGAACAATGCATTCCTTTTTTGGCACCCAAAGCGTGA